From a single Anaerolineales bacterium genomic region:
- the truB gene encoding tRNA pseudouridine(55) synthase TruB, producing MNSQDIKNAISGALVVDKPVGMTSHDVVQAIRNGTGLRRAGHTGTLDPRASGVLVILVGPAVRLSEYVSASDKRYQAIIRLGGTTDTFDAEGKFTPTKDPSNITEAEFEEALKTFVGEIEQTPPPYSAVKVQGRKAYEMARKGEEVDLEPRKITVHHLEVLEWTPPEVVIDVHCSSGTYVRSLANDLGKTLGCGAYLVGLRRTKSGKFTLRDSVPLRKLQEAFTAGNWYQYLIPAAEALGDWPAVELNPDEVEAVRHGHRVKAKEADTVYEKVRGVSTQGELVALMIPAAGEDGAPEWQPKKVFFTSD from the coding sequence ATGAATAGTCAGGATATAAAAAACGCCATCTCGGGCGCTCTTGTGGTGGATAAACCTGTCGGGATGACATCCCACGATGTTGTACAGGCAATCAGGAACGGTACGGGTCTGCGGCGCGCAGGACATACCGGCACGCTCGACCCGCGCGCTTCCGGCGTGCTGGTCATCCTTGTTGGACCCGCCGTGCGCCTGAGCGAATACGTCTCCGCTTCGGATAAACGCTACCAGGCGATCATCCGTTTGGGCGGCACCACCGACACCTTCGATGCCGAAGGCAAGTTCACCCCCACCAAAGACCCTTCCAATATCACCGAAGCGGAATTTGAAGAGGCGCTGAAGACGTTCGTCGGTGAAATCGAACAGACGCCCCCGCCCTATTCCGCCGTCAAAGTGCAGGGACGCAAGGCATACGAAATGGCACGTAAAGGCGAAGAGGTCGATCTCGAACCGCGCAAGATCACCGTTCATCATCTCGAAGTGCTCGAATGGACGCCGCCCGAAGTCGTCATCGACGTGCATTGCTCGTCCGGCACCTACGTCCGTTCGCTGGCAAACGACCTCGGTAAAACACTGGGATGCGGCGCATATCTGGTCGGCTTGCGCCGTACCAAGAGCGGAAAGTTCACCCTGCGCGATTCCGTGCCCCTGCGCAAATTGCAGGAAGCCTTCACCGCGGGCAACTGGTACCAATACCTGATCCCCGCCGCCGAAGCGCTTGGTGATTGGCCCGCTGTGGAACTCAACCCCGATGAAGTGGAAGCCGTGCGCCATGGGCACCGCGTCAAAGCCAAGGAAGCCGACACCGTCTACGAAAAAGTGCGCGGCGTCAGCACACAGGGCGAACTGGTTGCCCT
- a CDS encoding bifunctional oligoribonuclease/PAP phosphatase NrnA, translating into MDNQLTGEIKNRLHSAKKIVIASHVRPDGDAIGSVLGLGLALQNAGKSVEMVLADGVPSSFKYLEGSELIKKEPSREHDTFITVDCADFRRVGKVFQDLGQPDINIDHHVTNEKFGKLNLIEAEEVATAAILTNHLPEWGFDITKPIAAALLTGILTDTLGFRTSNITPEALRQAAGLMETGVDLPEIYMKSLVRKTFPAAKYWGAGLTSLESKHGIVWGTLTLEDRKRTGYSGNDDADLINMISAIDGNKVGMVFVQQNNNHVKISWRALEPGVDVSPVATYFKGGGHAAAAGADIEGSLSEVQQEVLSKTRQLLNL; encoded by the coding sequence GTGGACAATCAGCTCACAGGGGAGATAAAGAATAGATTACATTCTGCGAAGAAGATCGTCATTGCTTCGCACGTGCGCCCGGATGGGGATGCGATCGGCTCAGTGCTAGGTCTGGGACTGGCGTTACAAAATGCAGGAAAATCTGTTGAAATGGTACTGGCAGACGGCGTGCCGTCCTCCTTCAAGTACCTTGAAGGCAGTGAGCTTATCAAGAAGGAACCAAGCAGGGAACATGATACGTTCATCACCGTGGACTGTGCCGATTTTCGGCGCGTGGGGAAAGTATTTCAGGATCTTGGTCAACCCGATATCAATATCGACCATCATGTTACCAATGAAAAGTTCGGCAAACTCAACCTGATCGAAGCGGAAGAGGTCGCCACGGCGGCGATCCTCACCAATCACCTGCCTGAATGGGGCTTTGACATCACCAAACCCATCGCCGCCGCCTTGTTGACCGGCATCCTGACCGACACGCTTGGCTTCCGTACATCCAATATCACTCCCGAGGCGCTGCGTCAAGCCGCGGGTTTGATGGAGACCGGCGTGGACCTGCCCGAAATCTACATGAAATCATTGGTGCGGAAGACCTTCCCCGCCGCAAAATACTGGGGCGCGGGACTTACCAGCCTCGAGAGCAAACATGGAATCGTCTGGGGGACGCTCACGCTCGAAGACCGCAAACGGACAGGCTACAGCGGGAACGATGACGCGGACCTGATCAATATGATCTCCGCCATCGACGGGAACAAAGTGGGCATGGTTTTCGTCCAGCAGAATAACAATCATGTCAAGATCTCTTGGCGCGCACTGGAGCCGGGCGTGGATGTATCCCCAGTTGCAACTTATTTCAAGGGCGGAGGTCATGCCGCCGCCGCAGGAGCAGATATCGAGGGAAGTTTGAGCGAAGTCCAACAGGAAGTTCTTAGTAAGACAAGGCAGTTGTTAAATTTGTAA
- the rbfA gene encoding 30S ribosome-binding factor RbfA: MPSGIRLQRIADRIQQELSELLIREISDPRLQQIFVTDVKIDRELAFADVYVSAIEGASRSADVLAGLESASGFIRRTLASRVDLRAFPKLRFHWDPTPENADHIEKLLAGLRKK; the protein is encoded by the coding sequence ATGCCATCAGGAATACGATTACAACGCATTGCAGACCGCATACAACAGGAACTTTCCGAGCTGCTCATCCGTGAGATCAGCGATCCGCGCCTGCAACAAATCTTCGTCACGGACGTAAAGATAGACAGGGAACTTGCCTTCGCGGATGTGTACGTCTCAGCCATTGAGGGCGCTTCACGCTCCGCCGACGTTCTTGCCGGGCTCGAATCTGCCTCCGGTTTCATCAGGCGGACTCTCGCCTCGCGCGTGGACCTGCGCGCATTTCCCAAACTCAGGTTCCACTGGGATCCGACTCCCGAAAACGCAGACCATATCGAAAAGCTGCTGGCAGGGTTAAGAAAGAAGTGA
- the infB gene encoding translation initiation factor IF-2 codes for MSNNGNKLELPASIVIRDLAQKIEKSPIELIKKLMTNGVMATINQSVDFDTAAIVVAEYGFEAILEAIEEEVKEEVGEVPLWRQMIAGEDKSQLKPRPPVVTILGHVDHGKTSLLDAIRSTEVAAGEAGGITQHIGAYQVEMKGRLITFLDTPGHAAFTQMRARGAQGADIVILVVAADDGVMPQTREAIAHTKAARVPLVVALNKVDKPNANPERVKQQLAELELVPDDWGGSTMVVPVSAKNKQGIDDLLEGVLLVADSNEIKANPNGKVIGTVIEAELDKSKGVLATLLVQNGTLQAGDVVVAGSAHGKLRAITDYKGKPIRKAGPSTPVAVMGLSDVPSAGDLFEVVKTEKEARSIVAERLEAAKTQAQARKKVSLEDLFANVQAGEAKELNLIVKADVQGSLDPIVTELNKLGEGEIGLKILHAETGNIGNNDVMLASASKAIIIGFNVQADVDARRMAEKEGVDLRLYEIIYRMTEDIEKALKGMLEPKLVEKILGRAQVLQVFSASKFGRVAGCKVTDGELKRGAKVRLYRGSDIVYEGDLSSLRHEKEDVKEIRQGYECGVGFKNFSDIQAGDTVVCYIVE; via the coding sequence ATGAGCAATAATGGCAATAAACTCGAACTGCCCGCCAGCATCGTGATCCGCGACCTGGCACAGAAGATCGAAAAAAGCCCGATTGAACTGATCAAAAAATTGATGACGAACGGCGTGATGGCGACCATCAACCAGTCGGTGGATTTTGACACGGCTGCGATCGTGGTCGCCGAGTACGGATTCGAAGCGATCCTTGAAGCAATTGAAGAGGAAGTCAAGGAGGAGGTCGGCGAGGTGCCGCTCTGGCGTCAGATGATCGCCGGGGAGGACAAATCGCAGTTGAAGCCGCGTCCGCCGGTGGTGACCATCCTTGGTCATGTGGACCACGGCAAGACCAGCCTGCTGGATGCGATCCGCTCGACGGAAGTGGCGGCTGGCGAGGCGGGCGGCATCACCCAGCACATCGGCGCGTATCAGGTCGAAATGAAGGGACGTTTGATTACCTTCCTCGATACACCCGGTCACGCCGCGTTCACACAAATGCGCGCGCGCGGGGCACAAGGCGCGGATATCGTCATCCTCGTCGTTGCTGCGGATGACGGTGTGATGCCGCAGACCCGTGAAGCGATTGCCCACACCAAGGCGGCGCGCGTTCCGCTGGTGGTGGCATTGAACAAAGTGGACAAACCGAACGCCAATCCCGAACGCGTGAAACAACAGCTTGCCGAACTCGAACTCGTCCCTGACGATTGGGGCGGCAGCACGATGGTCGTGCCGGTTTCCGCAAAGAACAAACAGGGCATTGACGACCTGCTCGAAGGCGTCCTGCTCGTGGCAGACAGCAACGAGATCAAAGCCAACCCGAATGGAAAAGTTATCGGCACGGTCATCGAAGCCGAGTTGGACAAATCCAAAGGCGTGCTGGCAACCTTGCTCGTCCAGAACGGGACACTGCAAGCCGGAGATGTGGTCGTGGCTGGCAGCGCCCACGGAAAATTACGCGCCATCACCGATTACAAAGGCAAACCCATCCGCAAGGCGGGACCGTCCACGCCGGTGGCGGTGATGGGCTTGAGCGACGTCCCCTCGGCGGGCGACTTGTTCGAAGTCGTGAAGACCGAGAAGGAAGCGCGCAGTATCGTCGCCGAACGGCTGGAAGCCGCCAAGACCCAGGCGCAGGCTCGGAAGAAGGTCTCGCTCGAAGATTTGTTCGCAAACGTCCAAGCGGGCGAAGCAAAGGAACTTAATCTCATCGTCAAAGCGGACGTTCAAGGGTCGCTCGATCCCATCGTCACTGAATTGAACAAACTCGGCGAAGGCGAGATCGGTTTGAAGATCCTGCACGCGGAAACCGGCAACATCGGCAACAACGACGTCATGCTCGCATCCGCTTCAAAAGCCATCATCATCGGCTTCAATGTGCAAGCGGACGTGGACGCCCGCCGCATGGCGGAAAAGGAAGGCGTGGACCTCCGCCTGTACGAGATCATCTACCGCATGACCGAAGACATCGAAAAAGCGCTCAAGGGCATGCTCGAACCAAAACTGGTGGAAAAGATCCTTGGACGCGCACAGGTCTTGCAGGTGTTCTCCGCCTCCAAGTTCGGCAGGGTGGCGGGATGCAAGGTCACGGACGGCGAGTTGAAACGCGGCGCAAAAGTGCGCCTCTATCGCGGTTCAGACATCGTCTATGAAGGTGACCTGTCCTCCCTGCGTCATGAGAAGGAAGATGTCAAAGAGATCCGCCAGGGATACGAATGCGGCGTCGGCTTCAAGAACTTCAGCGACATTCAAGCCGGTGACACAGTCGTGTGTTACATAGTAGAATAG
- a CDS encoding YlxR family protein has protein sequence MKKKPAQRVKHVPQRTCVGCREVLPKRIMLRIVRSPEGVRVDPTGKLAGRGAYLHDRRSCWERGLKGALAHALKTELSHDDRAHLEEFMNGLPPEEETSG, from the coding sequence GTGAAGAAAAAACCTGCACAACGTGTAAAACATGTGCCCCAGCGCACCTGCGTAGGATGCCGTGAAGTCCTGCCGAAGCGGATAATGCTGCGGATTGTCCGTTCGCCCGAGGGCGTGCGTGTGGATCCGACCGGAAAGTTGGCTGGGCGGGGCGCCTACCTGCATGACCGCCGTTCCTGTTGGGAACGCGGACTGAAAGGCGCGCTGGCTCATGCGCTGAAAACGGAATTGAGCCATGATGATCGCGCGCATTTGGAAGAATTCATGAACGGTCTTCCACCCGAAGAAGAAACCAGCGGTTAA
- the nusA gene encoding transcription termination factor NusA has product MAKTDFALAFNEVLEEKQLAKDVVVSAIESAMVSAYRRAVGASTAQHVEAKLDPETGLVTVYAEKEVVEDSIVDDRTEVLLDEARKVNPEAQPGDMVIVETTPADFGRVAAQTARQVIQQRIREAERSNQMEYFQRQEGEIVSGLVQAINAQGITIGLDMKAEGLMPNNQKIPGERLKLHDRVRAVVMEVKDGTRGPQIILSRAHRNFLRRLLENEVPEIYHGIVEIRAISREPGARAKVAVSATQPGIDPVGACVGIKGVRIQAIVKELHDEKIDIIQWDPDPIVYISKAISPARVSGVYLAEDKDARTATVVVGEDQLSLAIGRDGQNARLAAKLTGWRIDIKSLTEAAGDALNKLKTDSELAAMLPAAVEQMPQIEEILAKKAEDRAVTPEEYSLLGQFVDRVERRTIQIKEEAARVEDERLSAARAEIPVAAFNMPLDQAGIKEHIFNILTEANYETIGQLMFDMKTDPNKVLGLAGIGAKAIQNIEEVIAALTFPEPEPAPEAVVTEEPVAVVEAAVEAVAEPAPVEEAPADEKPAERKKDAKKVVEEEDDEHAKDGVSLDELFQMKPEMFQSPADADESSSDDKKKGKKGKKKGVTLEFDESLGEVVGRKKHKRGGDGNEEEW; this is encoded by the coding sequence ATGGCAAAAACTGATTTTGCGTTAGCATTCAACGAAGTATTGGAAGAGAAACAACTCGCCAAAGATGTGGTGGTCTCCGCGATCGAGTCGGCGATGGTTTCCGCATATCGGCGCGCTGTGGGCGCATCCACTGCCCAGCATGTGGAAGCGAAACTGGACCCGGAGACGGGGCTGGTCACGGTCTATGCCGAGAAGGAAGTCGTCGAGGATTCCATTGTCGATGACCGCACGGAAGTTTTGTTGGACGAGGCGCGCAAGGTCAACCCCGAGGCGCAGCCCGGCGACATGGTGATCGTTGAAACCACTCCCGCCGACTTCGGACGCGTGGCGGCACAGACCGCCCGCCAGGTCATCCAGCAGCGCATCCGCGAGGCGGAACGCTCGAACCAAATGGAATACTTCCAGCGTCAGGAAGGCGAGATCGTTTCGGGTCTCGTTCAGGCGATCAATGCGCAGGGCATCACCATCGGCTTGGATATGAAAGCCGAAGGCTTGATGCCGAACAATCAGAAAATTCCCGGCGAACGCCTGAAACTGCATGACCGCGTCCGCGCGGTGGTGATGGAAGTGAAGGACGGCACGCGCGGTCCGCAGATCATTCTCTCTCGCGCGCACCGCAACTTCCTGCGCCGCCTGCTCGAGAACGAAGTCCCTGAGATCTATCACGGCATCGTTGAGATCCGCGCCATCTCACGCGAACCCGGCGCGCGCGCCAAAGTGGCGGTCTCCGCCACCCAGCCCGGCATCGACCCGGTCGGCGCGTGTGTGGGCATCAAGGGCGTGCGCATTCAAGCCATCGTCAAGGAATTGCACGACGAGAAAATAGACATCATCCAATGGGATCCCGATCCCATCGTTTACATTTCCAAAGCCATCTCCCCGGCGCGCGTCAGCGGCGTGTATCTCGCGGAAGACAAGGATGCCCGCACCGCCACCGTGGTGGTCGGTGAAGACCAGTTGAGCCTCGCCATCGGGCGTGATGGGCAGAACGCGCGTCTAGCCGCCAAGTTGACCGGCTGGCGCATCGACATCAAGTCGTTGACGGAAGCCGCAGGCGACGCTCTTAACAAACTGAAAACTGATTCTGAACTGGCGGCGATGCTCCCCGCGGCTGTGGAACAGATGCCGCAGATCGAAGAGATCCTTGCCAAGAAGGCGGAAGACCGCGCCGTTACGCCGGAGGAATATTCCTTGCTCGGTCAGTTCGTGGACCGTGTGGAACGCCGCACCATCCAGATCAAGGAAGAAGCCGCCCGCGTGGAAGACGAACGCCTGTCCGCCGCGCGCGCAGAGATCCCTGTGGCGGCATTCAATATGCCGCTTGATCAGGCTGGCATCAAGGAACATATCTTCAATATTCTGACCGAGGCGAATTATGAAACCATTGGTCAGTTGATGTTCGATATGAAGACCGATCCCAACAAGGTGCTTGGGTTGGCGGGAATCGGCGCGAAAGCCATCCAGAACATCGAGGAAGTGATCGCTGCGCTGACCTTCCCCGAGCCTGAACCTGCGCCTGAGGCTGTGGTCACGGAAGAACCCGTCGCTGTGGTCGAGGCTGCGGTTGAGGCGGTAGCGGAACCCGCTCCAGTGGAGGAAGCGCCCGCGGATGAGAAACCAGCCGAACGGAAGAAAGATGCGAAGAAAGTCGTCGAAGAAGAAGACGATGAACATGCGAAGGATGGGGTCTCACTGGATGAATTGTTCCAGATGAAGCCTGAGATGTTCCAATCGCCTGCCGATGCGGATGAAAGTTCGTCCGACGACAAGAAAAAAGGCAAGAAGGGCAAGAAGAAGGGCGTTACACTCGAGTTCGATGAGAGCCTCGGCGAAGTTGTGGGCCGCAAGAAACATAAACGCGGCGGTGATGGCAACGAAGAGGAATGGTAG
- a CDS encoding class I SAM-dependent methyltransferase: MTERDMQKAALRGEPSYVWRAGQQRRLDMIVKFAGERMQGSVLENGCGVGMYVEKMTTLGADVTGLEYDFERARDARVNSKKIVNAAGEFLPLPSSTFDLILSHEVIEHVQDDRSAIAEMVRVLKPGGRAVIFCPNIGYPFETHGIFWKGTYHFGNKLFVNYLPRAWRDKLAPHVRVYSRRDMQKLFDGLSVKFIERTIIFGAYDNIIARFGAFGKFLRAVLQFLETTPLKILGLSHFWVVEKI; the protein is encoded by the coding sequence ATGACCGAACGAGATATGCAGAAAGCCGCCTTGCGCGGCGAACCATCCTACGTCTGGCGCGCGGGGCAGCAACGCCGCCTTGATATGATCGTCAAATTTGCGGGGGAGCGCATGCAGGGCAGTGTGCTTGAGAACGGCTGCGGGGTGGGGATGTATGTGGAGAAGATGACAACTCTCGGCGCGGATGTGACCGGTCTGGAATATGACTTCGAGCGCGCGCGCGATGCGCGTGTCAATTCTAAGAAGATCGTCAACGCCGCCGGGGAATTCCTTCCGCTTCCTTCCTCGACCTTTGACCTGATCCTGAGCCATGAAGTGATCGAACACGTACAGGATGACCGCTCCGCGATTGCAGAGATGGTGCGCGTATTAAAGCCCGGCGGGCGTGCCGTGATCTTTTGCCCGAACATCGGTTATCCCTTCGAGACGCACGGCATCTTTTGGAAAGGGACGTATCATTTTGGGAACAAGTTGTTTGTGAACTACCTGCCGCGCGCGTGGCGTGACAAACTCGCGCCGCATGTGCGTGTGTATTCACGACGCGATATGCAAAAACTATTCGACGGTTTGTCCGTGAAATTCATCGAACGAACGATCATTTTTGGAGCATACGACAACATCATTGCTCGCTTTGGCGCGTTTGGAAAGTTCCTGCGCGCGGTCTTGCAGTTTTTGGAAACCACACCATTGAAGATATTGGGCTTGTCCCATTTTTGGGTGGTGGAGAAAATATAA
- a CDS encoding L,D-transpeptidase family protein: MSISQLSRRDFLKLTASGVLGLVLSELGLDRALAAPPTSQGRAIWSGVQIFDAPYLTANRIHLLRIDEVVPLLGEVTGDNIDNQFNNTWYEIDGGFTFSGWLQPVETRYQKPIYEIPAEGKLAEVTVPFSPTHLAPYHYAKKGHRIFYETTHWVKKVVVTREEKSMWYEIYDNVLKKSFYVPSYNMRLIPDEELTQLSPEVPNEQKLIHVDIATQMVTAFEGDKMVMSVRCASGERGTDTPKGEWRTYHKGPSVHMTNFGDAVANIYNLPGVPWCSFFTGSGHAFHGTYWHNDYGHPRSNGCVNLPSSISKWLYRWTSPVLAPNQEYVNIPGEGTRVIIE; encoded by the coding sequence ATGAGTATTTCCCAGCTTTCCCGTCGTGACTTTTTAAAGCTCACCGCTTCCGGCGTGCTCGGGCTTGTTCTCTCCGAATTGGGCTTGGACCGTGCTCTCGCCGCTCCCCCCACCTCGCAGGGACGTGCCATCTGGAGCGGCGTGCAGATCTTCGACGCCCCCTACCTGACCGCCAACCGCATCCATCTCCTCCGCATCGACGAGGTCGTTCCACTGCTCGGCGAAGTGACAGGCGACAACATTGATAACCAGTTCAACAACACTTGGTATGAAATAGACGGCGGCTTCACCTTCTCCGGCTGGCTGCAGCCGGTTGAAACGAGATACCAGAAACCGATTTACGAAATTCCCGCCGAAGGCAAACTCGCGGAAGTCACCGTACCGTTCAGCCCAACGCATCTGGCACCTTATCATTATGCCAAAAAGGGACACCGCATCTTTTACGAAACCACACACTGGGTAAAGAAAGTGGTCGTGACGCGTGAAGAGAAAAGCATGTGGTACGAGATCTACGACAATGTGCTCAAGAAATCCTTCTACGTCCCATCCTACAACATGCGCCTCATCCCTGACGAGGAACTGACCCAGCTCTCTCCCGAGGTCCCGAACGAACAGAAACTCATCCACGTGGATATTGCCACGCAGATGGTCACCGCATTCGAAGGCGACAAAATGGTAATGTCCGTCCGCTGTGCCAGCGGAGAGCGCGGCACGGATACGCCAAAAGGCGAATGGCGCACCTATCACAAGGGACCGTCCGTGCACATGACGAACTTTGGCGACGCCGTAGCGAATATCTACAATCTGCCCGGCGTGCCGTGGTGCTCGTTCTTCACAGGCTCCGGTCATGCCTTCCACGGCACCTACTGGCACAACGATTATGGACATCCGCGCAGTAACGGCTGTGTCAACCTGCCGTCGAGCATCTCCAAATGGTTGTACCGCTGGACCAGTCCCGTCCTTGCTCCAAATCAAGAGTATGTGAACATCCCCGGTGAAGGGACGCGTGTGATCATTGAATAG
- a CDS encoding L,D-transpeptidase codes for MNQPLSRRDFLKLSGLGLAGLLAAPLNFDFDDPFTAQQGRVTVRTVWVYEKPSIESAKVRLSQRDALLNITNTAVSDDVTAHNRVWYKVGDEGFVYSGNIQPVRTILNTPQLEIPKEGLLAEVSVPFTDAHVAPDKDSKVIYRMYYESTHWIKAVFTNDNDGQVWYQVRDDKWDKLYYARAEHIRVMGEDELTPISPDVPNREKKIVVRLGQQVTIAYENDVPIFVAPVSTGGLMRVGKYTTPQGNFITYYKRPSRHMAAGDIAATGFDLPGVPWVQYITPNGISFHGTFWHNDFGRPRSHGCINLSMNASKWLYRWSTPQVPFKKELTFGGVGTNVEIVL; via the coding sequence ATGAATCAACCATTATCACGAAGAGATTTTCTGAAATTGAGCGGACTTGGGCTGGCAGGCTTGCTGGCGGCTCCGCTCAATTTTGATTTTGACGACCCGTTCACAGCCCAGCAGGGACGCGTGACCGTCCGCACGGTTTGGGTGTATGAAAAGCCGTCCATCGAGTCAGCAAAGGTCAGATTAAGCCAGCGCGACGCGCTGCTCAACATCACGAACACCGCCGTCAGCGACGATGTCACCGCGCATAACCGCGTCTGGTACAAGGTCGGTGACGAGGGGTTCGTCTATTCGGGGAACATCCAGCCTGTCCGCACCATCTTGAACACGCCGCAATTGGAAATCCCAAAAGAAGGTTTGCTCGCTGAGGTCAGCGTACCGTTCACGGATGCGCATGTCGCGCCGGACAAGGATTCCAAGGTCATTTACCGCATGTATTATGAGTCCACGCACTGGATCAAAGCGGTGTTCACAAATGACAACGATGGGCAGGTCTGGTATCAAGTCCGCGACGACAAATGGGACAAACTGTATTACGCCCGCGCCGAACACATCCGCGTCATGGGTGAGGACGAACTCACGCCCATCTCACCTGATGTGCCAAATCGCGAGAAAAAGATCGTCGTGCGGCTCGGTCAGCAGGTCACCATCGCCTACGAAAATGATGTACCTATCTTCGTTGCACCCGTTTCCACAGGCGGACTCATGCGGGTCGGGAAATACACCACGCCGCAAGGCAACTTCATCACCTACTATAAACGTCCCTCGCGGCACATGGCGGCGGGCGACATCGCCGCCACCGGCTTCGATCTGCCCGGCGTGCCCTGGGTGCAGTACATCACTCCCAACGGCATCTCCTTCCACGGCACATTCTGGCACAACGATTTCGGCAGACCACGCTCGCACGGCTGCATCAATCTCTCCATGAACGCATCCAAATGGCTCTATCGTTGGAGCACTCCGCAGGTCCCATTCAAAAAAGAACTCACTTTCGGCGGCGTGGGGACGAATGTCGAGATCGTTCTCTAG
- a CDS encoding L,D-transpeptidase family protein has translation MAKEYQPQGGHGPENREQAGGPVRGDASGKTKKKRSIVLPILLIVMGCAVFLFAAWSAVNSPVFASIMNFVSAPQTQPQADLPSFAQVDIAKPTYTPAVQLVVQEILPTATFTTVPPTATLTEVPPATDIPPTDLPPTATSEPEVASSDEGTSDEVTSEFVAIAEIVPDTPTPEYVAPTAAPNVPAAVSGNGERWIDVDLSEQRLYAYEGDTLVRSFVVSTGTWQTPTVTGKYRVWIKLRSAPMSGPGYYLPDVPYIMYFYKGYGIHGTYWHNNFGTPMSHGCVNMTIADAEWVYNFSVVGTVVNVHH, from the coding sequence ATGGCAAAAGAATATCAGCCTCAGGGTGGACATGGTCCGGAAAACAGGGAACAGGCTGGAGGTCCGGTTCGAGGCGATGCCTCTGGAAAAACGAAGAAAAAACGAAGCATCGTGCTTCCCATCCTGCTGATCGTGATGGGATGCGCGGTCTTTTTATTTGCGGCATGGTCGGCGGTCAATTCGCCGGTCTTTGCTTCCATCATGAATTTTGTATCCGCGCCGCAGACCCAGCCGCAAGCTGATCTGCCATCCTTCGCACAGGTGGACATCGCCAAACCGACCTACACGCCCGCGGTTCAACTTGTTGTGCAGGAGATCCTGCCGACCGCGACCTTCACGACCGTCCCGCCAACCGCCACATTGACCGAGGTTCCCCCGGCGACGGACATCCCCCCCACAGACCTGCCTCCCACTGCCACCTCGGAACCCGAGGTCGCTTCTTCGGATGAAGGAACGAGCGATGAAGTGACGAGCGAATTCGTCGCCATCGCAGAGATCGTCCCCGATACGCCCACACCGGAATACGTGGCACCCACCGCCGCGCCAAACGTCCCTGCGGCGGTGAGCGGAAACGGCGAACGCTGGATCGATGTGGACCTTTCGGAGCAAAGGCTGTATGCCTACGAAGGCGATACACTCGTCCGTTCTTTTGTGGTTTCCACGGGCACATGGCAGACACCGACCGTGACGGGCAAGTATCGCGTCTGGATCAAGTTGCGATCCGCTCCCATGTCGGGACCCGGGTATTACCTGCCCGATGTGCCATACATCATGTATTTCTATAAAGGTTATGGCATCCACGGCACGTACTGGCATAACAACTTCGGTACGCCGATGAGTCACGGCTGTGTCAATATGACCATCGCGGATGCGGAATGGGTTTACAACTTCTCAGTAGTCGGCACAGTGGTGAACGTGCATCATTGA
- a CDS encoding L,D-transpeptidase encodes MNRPDASPRRLNLLHPALILILLLTVIGVTAWSAVAAREFGLSEMVFATPTEAQSFGFAQMAKPTYTPLPTATLIPIQPPTEVVAQAEIVSEALTYEYVTSVTGNEPPAPIYTGGKSILVDISEQHMYVYDGDYLIYSFVASTGMNNATRVGNFSVLNKIPNAYGATWNIWMPSWLGIYWAGSLQNGIHALPIMPNGATLWAGYLGTPISYGCVVLGSYEAQLLYDWAEVGTPVNIQW; translated from the coding sequence ATGAACAGACCTGACGCTTCGCCCCGCCGCCTCAACCTGCTTCATCCAGCCTTGATCCTGATCCTCCTGCTGACAGTGATCGGCGTCACAGCATGGTCGGCGGTGGCAGCCCGGGAATTCGGTTTAAGTGAGATGGTTTTTGCCACCCCCACCGAAGCGCAGTCTTTTGGCTTTGCGCAAATGGCAAAACCGACCTACACCCCGCTCCCAACCGCCACGTTGATCCCAATACAGCCGCCCACCGAAGTGGTGGCACAGGCAGAGATCGTCTCCGAAGCATTGACGTATGAATATGTCACGTCTGTGACCGGGAACGAGCCGCCTGCACCCATCTATACCGGCGGGAAATCCATCCTCGTGGATATTTCCGAACAGCACATGTACGTCTATGACGGCGATTACCTGATCTACAGTTTCGTCGCTTCCACCGGCATGAACAACGCAACGCGCGTCGGGAATTTCAGCGTCCTGAATAAAATTCCCAATGCGTACGGTGCAACGTGGAATATCTGGATGCCAAGCTGGCTGGGAATCTACTGGGCGGGCAGTCTGCAAAATGGCATCCACGCCCTGCCGATCATGCCGAACGGCGCCACACTCTGGGCGGGCTATCTCGGCACGCCTATCTCATACGGCTGCGTGGTGCTTGGCTCGTATGAGGCACAACTTCTCTACGATTGGGCGGAAGTCGGCACGCCGGTCAATATTCAGTGGTAA